Below is a genomic region from Spongiibacter nanhainus.
CACTTCTGCGTGAGGGGCGTGTTCGCGCACCCGCTGTAGTAAGGCCTCGTTCAAACCCAAGCCAACGGAGTTGAAGGGGTACTCATCGAACGCTGTCCAGGGGTAATAGTGGGCTATATGATCGTCGGCGACATTATCCGCGCCCTCTGCAAGGGGGACCTGCAGGCGCTCGCGAAATGTGGAAATGCCGGGGTCGCCGGGCTCACCGACTTGGGGCAAAGAGCCGATAACGACATCGGCCTCGGCCACCAGTGCCCTGGCTTCATCGGTGTCGATAAGGCTTACCGGGCCGCGAACAGGGTTAAAACGGTGGGCGAAGTCCGGCGCTAAAGAGCGGACATTTGATTCGGCCAATTCAATGAGCCGGGGGTCGAGGTCGCTGCCGGAGACTTCGTCGGCGCCGCAAACCGTCAATAAAAAGGCGGCATTGATGCCGGTGCCGATACCTACTTCGTAGGCCGTTTTTCCCTGGAGATTTGCCGCTTTAAGCCCTTTTTGAAAGGTGTCAGTCCACGGGTCTTCCGGATCGAAGGCAAAGCTGGGAACTTCCGGTGAAACCGGCTCATTCTTGGGAGGGGAGCTAGGCTGTGTTTCAAGGGTGTCTTTAGTCAGCATCGTGTCTCGTTCCTTAACGGCCATCTGGAACGGCCAGTGATTAGAATGGATCTAGCAAGCAAGCTTTGTTCTGAGGGTTTCAGTCGAGCAGTAATACTTCCTGCACATCGCCGCGCAGGCAGTGTTCTGAACGCATGGAGGCGGCGTAGCCGCCGGCATTGATCAGCGCGACTATGTCGCCTTCCTCGGGCTTGGGCATGGGGTGGTTGACGGCCCACTTGTCCAAGGCTTCATTGACATTGCCCACTACGGTGTAGTGATTTATTTCGGCGGTGCTCAGCTGCGTGGGAACAGGTTCGCAGGGCAGCCCGTAGAAGGCGGGCTCCATAGCCAGGTTGAAGCCGGCATTCAAACCGAGGAATTGCACGTCTTTGCGCTGTTCTGTGTAGGTGACTTCGGTGAGCAGTACACCGGCGTCCTTGATCAGAAAGTCGCCGGGTTCCACGGCGATATTGAGCCCGCTGTCGGCGTAGGTGCCCGCCAAGACATCTGCCCAGCGCTGTAAATTTAAGGGACTGTCCTCTTTGGTGTGGGGAACCCCCAAGCCGCCACCGATGTTGAGTTCTTGCAGGTCGGGCAATAGTTCTGTGAAGCGGCGGCTGGCGTTGAGCACGTCGGCCAGTTGATCCAGTTCACGGTCGAGATAGCCACAACCGGCGTGAAAATGAACCCGCACGATTTTAAGTTGATATTTCTCCGCGATGGCCAGAGCTTCGGGGATACGGTCGAGATAGATACCAAACTTGGTGGCCTCTACGCCGCTGTATTGCAACAAGTCGTTGTCTGAATAGCCGATGCCGATATCGGGGTTGACCCTAATACCCACCTCTCTGCCCGGGCAGGCCTGTCCCAAGCGCTCCAGAGAGCTAAGGGAATCCAGATTGAGACGCAGACGGTCAAATTTGGACAGGGTTTCTATGTCGCGCTTGCTTAACGATGTGCCTGTGAAAGAAATATTCTGCTCAGCAAACCCACAAGACAAGGCGTGGACCAGTTCACTGGGGGAGCAGACATCCGCGCCGCATTTACCCTGAGACGCGAGATAGGTGAGTAACTTGGGGGAGCGATTGGCCTTGATAGCGTAAAAAATACGATGATCCAAGCCGACCTGGTCAAATGCCCTGTGTAGAGCATCCAGCTTTTGTATCACTCTGGGAGCGCGAATGACATAAGCCGGTGTGCCCACTTTTTCCGCCAGTGTTGTCAGGTCGCACTGGCCGAGCTGCAGTCGATTGTCATGAAATTTGAGATCATCCCGCTGCCACCATAGGTTAATTGGCGAATTACTGTCGTTTATCTCGGGCATGGTATCGCTTGCCTCCGAATTAGGTGGTCGGAGCTCCCTTATTGTTCATGGCGTCGTTGCTAATGACGTAGTAGCTAATGATGTAGTTACTAATGATTTAGTCGCTAATGGCGTACTGTGGCTATTCAACTCGCGGGGTATTACTGCGGCATAGGCCGCACCACCCCACGCTGGAAGTTGGTGTATTACACCAATTGGACGATTGCCGCCTGACGCCCCAATGATTCCATCAATTGTTCACGGTTACAGGGTTTACTAACGGATACGTTAAGCGTGTCTGATTGCTTACTGGTGCCAGTCATCAGAGATTGCTTGATGCGTAGCAGTACCAGTTCGGTGGAAAGCCCTTTGCAATTAATCGCGGTCATCGTGTTTTCTCCTAGTAGTGTTGCCCAATTAAACGTGTTTTAACTTTGCGGGTCTCAGCAAGTGATCGGAATTAATGCAATAGACCAGCCCTTAAGTCATTCTGGGCACGCGTCAGCGCAGAGCCCAGAGTGGCGATAATACGGTCGATATCAGAGCGCTCCACGATGAGTGGTGGCGACATGATGCACAGGTTTTCATAGGGTCTGACCAGCAGGCCGTCCTG
It encodes:
- a CDS encoding diaminopimelate decarboxylase, with product MPEINDSNSPINLWWQRDDLKFHDNRLQLGQCDLTTLAEKVGTPAYVIRAPRVIQKLDALHRAFDQVGLDHRIFYAIKANRSPKLLTYLASQGKCGADVCSPSELVHALSCGFAEQNISFTGTSLSKRDIETLSKFDRLRLNLDSLSSLERLGQACPGREVGIRVNPDIGIGYSDNDLLQYSGVEATKFGIYLDRIPEALAIAEKYQLKIVRVHFHAGCGYLDRELDQLADVLNASRRFTELLPDLQELNIGGGLGVPHTKEDSPLNLQRWADVLAGTYADSGLNIAVEPGDFLIKDAGVLLTEVTYTEQRKDVQFLGLNAGFNLAMEPAFYGLPCEPVPTQLSTAEINHYTVVGNVNEALDKWAVNHPMPKPEEGDIVALINAGGYAASMRSEHCLRGDVQEVLLLD